One window of Zalophus californianus isolate mZalCal1 chromosome 3, mZalCal1.pri.v2, whole genome shotgun sequence genomic DNA carries:
- the LOC113919970 gene encoding ubiquitin-like protein 4A translates to MQLTVKVLQGRECSLQVSEDEPVSTLKHLVSEKLNIPVRQQRLLFKGKALADGKRLSDYSVGPNSKLNLVVKPLEKVLLEESTARRLAEVPPPSTPAWQLISKVLAHHFSAADASRVLDQLQRDYERSLNRLTLDDIKRLANRFLHPEVTEAMEKGFSK, encoded by the coding sequence ATGCAGCTGACAGTGAAAGTGCTTCAGGGCCGCGAGTGCAGCCTGCAGGTGTCGGAGGACGAGCCGGTGTCCACGCTGAAACATCTGGTTTCTGAGAAGCTCAACATCCCCGTGCGCCAGCAGCGGCTGCTGTTCAAGGGCAAGGCCCTGGCAGATGGGAAAAGACTCTCCGATTACAGCGTTGGGCCCAATTCCAAGCTCAACCTAGTGGTCAAACCTCTGGAGAAGGTGTTACTGGAAGAAAGCACCGCCCGGAGACTGGCCGAGGTCCCACCACCATCCACACCAGCCTGGCAGCTGATCTCCAAAGTCCTGGCCCACCACTTCAGTGCTGCAGATGCCAGCAGAGTCCTGGATCAACTACAGAGGGATTATGAGAGGTCCCTGAACCGCCTGACGCTGGATGACATCAAACGCTTGGCTAACCGCTTTCTGCACCCCGAAGTGACTGAAGCTATGGAGAAGGGGTTCTCCAAATAG